In Sebastes fasciatus isolate fSebFas1 chromosome 15, fSebFas1.pri, whole genome shotgun sequence, a genomic segment contains:
- the ism2a gene encoding isthmin-2 yields MQQSWLLILSVVSASVHGLPTRLRRTPASNTSASLTEVIAKPSRGDDHQTLQELQQENLLQTLPSGPSLPRSRHRWSQLRHQGVLPPPEPEEDPELFILDLRNFPELANAEMGSQNPNIQVTIEVVDDTQTETEVEMDLVKDGQRNDWSASSSEWANSHKKLFWPLFWEYPEQVDNGLERASLEEQSEDYNYDPEEPVLSGVGGDWGGHWNNDWDAKDNYEYEEEWSDWAPCSVTCGHGTQKRTRSCGYACTATESRTCDVANCADTVISATELTPIQTTNSTDSLDTNVDSCEKWLSCKNDFLQKYLHQVLTELPSCPCSYPSEAVYSAVNIHDGKLRKTYRWRDASGPKERLDIYKPSARFCTRSMLSYDSTTLAAQHCCYDDQMRLITRGKGAGAPNLISTEFSPELHYKVDVLPWILCKGDWSRFHSVRPPNNGLDCSDNPPEQVFQVELKEASEY; encoded by the exons ATGCAGCAGAGCTGGCTGCTGATCCTCTCCGTGGTGTCGGCGTCAGTCCACGGGCTGCCCACGCGACTCAGGAGGACTCCAGCCAGTAACACCAGCGCGTCTCTCACTGAG GTGATAGCAAAGCCTAGTCGTGGCGACGACCATCAGACTCTCCAGGAGCTCCAGCAGGAGAATCTGCTGCAGACTCTTCCCTCTGGTCCGTCTCTCCCCAGGTCCAGACACCGCTGGTCCCAGCTCCGTCACCAGGGTGTCCTCCCCCCACCTGAACCTGAGGAGGACCCTGAGCTCTTCATCCTGGACCTGAGGAACTTCCCAGAGCTGGCCAATGCAGAAATGGGCTCACAGAACCCCAACATCCAG GTGACCATCGAGGTGGTAGACGACACACAGACTGAGACAGAGGTGGAGATGGACCTGGTCAAGGACGGTCAGCGTAATGACTGGTCAGCGTCATCCTCAGAGTGGGCCAATAGCCACAAGAAGCTGTTCTGGCCACTGTTCTGGGAATACCCAGAGCAGGTAGACAACGGGCTGGAAAGGGCCAGTTTGGAGGAGCAATCTGAGGACTACAACTACGACCCAGAGGAGCCCGTCCTGAGTGGAGTGGGGGGAGACTGGGGTGGTCACTGGAACAATGACTGGGATGCAAAGGATAACTACG AGTACGAGGAGGAGTGGAGCGACTGGGCTCCCTGCAGCGTCACCTGTGGACACGGCACCCAGAAACGCACCCGTTCCTGTGGCTACGCGTGCACGGCCACCGAGTCACGCACGTGTGACGTGGCGAACTGTGCCG ACACTGTGATCTCAGCGACTGAACTGACGCCCATCCAGACGACCAACAGCACTGACTCCCTGGACACAA ACGTAGACAGCTGTGAGAAGTGGCTAAGCTGCAAGAACGACTTCCTCCAGAAGTACCTGCACCAGGTGCTCACAGAGCTCCCCAGCTGCCCGTGCTCCTACCCCTCCGAGGCCGTCTACAGCGCCGTCAACATCCACGACGGCAAACTACGCAAGACTTACCGCTGGAGGGACGCGAGCGGACCCAAAGAACGTCTGGACATCTACAAACCCTCGGCCAGATTCTGCACCCGCTCGATGCTGTCGTATGACAGCACGACGTTGGCGGCGCAGCACTGCTGCTACGACGACCAGATGAGGCTGATAACGCGAGGGAAAGGAGCGGGAGCGCCGAATTTGATCAGCACGGAGTTCTCGCCGGAGCTGCATTACAAGGTGGACGTACTGCCCTGGATCCTGTGCAAGGGGGACTGGAGTCGGTTTCACTCAGTAAGGCCGCCCAATAACGGGCTGGACTGTTCAGATAACCCCCCCGAACAAGTGTTTCAGGTAGAACTCAAAGAGGCCAGCGAGTACTGA